GTCAGCGCTCCCGGACTCACCTTTAGATTAGTCATCATATTTAACCTCAGATTGCCTGTCAGGCTGCATCCACACACGGATACCTGCCAGTTACTAACATCCAATCACAATGCTTCGTGCATGGTCTGTTAGTACGATTAAACACACAGGAGCCGTATTATTGGTCAGATAATCTCATTAAAATGCTCTAAACGGCTCAGGTGAGTTATAAAGGTGTTATGAAGGAGTGAAGACCAAACTGTTTGTGTATCACGCCGTAAACAGTCATGTGGGGCTGACTCACCGCTGCCCCCGCTGGACGTCAGGGGTGGGTGGAGTGACTGCATGTGTATCTGTCTCATTTCTGCAGGAGGGGCGGACCTACGTGGGCAGAGAGGACGCGTCCACAGAGCAGGACATCAGTGAGTCATAACTGTAATGATGGTGAGTGCAGAGGCTGATGGCGTTGCTGACGGTGTTCTCGTTCCTCCTGCAGTCCTGCACGGTCTGGACCTGGAGAGCGAGCACTGCATGTTTGAGAACCAGAACGGGACGGTGACTCTGGTGCCGCTCGCCGGAGCTCAGTGTTCGGTCAACGGAGTCCAGGTGATGGAGCCGTCGCAGCTGAACCAGGGTGAGGGCCGTCTCCTGCTTCCAGCTTTCCTCGGTGCTTCAGTTGGTCGCCTGTAGCGTGTTGCTCTGTCTAAACAGATTTTAAAGGGCTGAAGGTAATGGAGGGCGTTGCCACAGTAACGTGATGCTTCATCACGTGTTCGCTGTGCACAGACAGACCAGTGTTAGGACACCTGGATCTCCATCCAGAGGCGACACACCTTTACCTGAGAGATGCTCTCCGTTCTGTCGCTCTGATTTGAATCGTCCGTTTCTTCGGGTTGTGGTTTTGTCTTCCAGGCGCCGTCATTCTGCTCGGCAGGACCAACATGTTTCGCTTCAACCATCCAAAGGAGGCGGCCAAGCTGCGGGAGAAACGAAAGGTGAGGGCGTGGCCTCAGGTTAGGTGTTGAAAGGTGTTTGAAGGTCTTTGGTGAACCTCACGAGGACGCCGTCTGCCTGTTTCAGAGTGGCCTTCTCTCCACATTCAGCCTCTCCATGACCGATCTGTCCAAGTCCTGCGAGAACCTCTCCACTGTGATGCTCTACAACCCCGGgtgactgaacacacacacacacacacgaacacacacacacacacacgaacacacacacacacacacacacacacacacacacacacacagagggggGTGAACATCAGCTTGAACTTCTCGGCTCCATCAGGAGCTTCATGCAGTGGCTGCTGATGGAGCTCCTCTGTCATCAAACCGGTaaaatgatgatgtcacacaccaGCTGACCTTTAACCTGTCGGCTCGGAGAGCACAGGCTGTGATTTCCGATTGTGTGACTctgcaaacacagcagtgacTGCACCGTGTGCACCTCCTCGCTCTGTGCTCCACACTGAGTGGGAGTCTGTGTGAAGCGGACGGCCTCCTGCCGCGCCTCCTCCTGATGGAGGAGCAGCCTCAGCCTCTCAGCTTCAAGGAGTCAAAGCAGAGCAGCTGTGTGCACGTACATGAGCGAAATAATCCGTCATTATTTCAGTACATggagttaaataaaataatgacacCATCACGAAGCTCTGCACGAAGCTTCGACCCGTTTCTCCATTATTCAGTCAAACTTCCAGTTTCCAGACCTCTCGCCGCCATCACCACACGGGCGCTGCTTTCACGCTGCCGTGTCCGAGCGTCAGGGGAAGTTTCTGAGCTGGTTTTTAGACACGAGCTGATGCACGGCGCCATAACGCCGTACAGACTTCAAACAGTGTGAGAGCACTCAGACGACCACACGAGGTTTGATGAGTCAGCAGGTCATCGGCTGCTCCAGCAGTGAGTTCAGAGCTGCACATTAGCACGGCGTGCTTCATTTCGTCTTATTTTACTCACGTCGTACGATGATTAGAGTAATTAAACATTCAGGAACAGCTGAAGCGAGCTCAGCTCGGTCGGCCACACCTCTCCGAGCGTCTCTAACACAGAGACGTCCGCTGAGCTCGCCGCCCTCCACTGACATCCTTGCTCCAAGAGACGTTTCCTCTACAGAGGTCTGATCGTTAACCCCGCGACGCACCGCAGACACCGACCAATCGTTCTCCTCGTTGCTGTGAATAATGGCTGAATATCGACATCCCGCTCTGTACAGTTTGTTACAGTCATTTCATATTTTAAGCAGCTCCAGCGGTTCCAGGAGGGAACGCCTGTTATTTCTAAGTAGTCTGAAGAGACGAAGTCACCTGACACACCTGAGGAGTAGCTAAAGGAGGGCAGGGAGTTTCCTGTCGTGCTGTGATTGAAGGATGTAACTGTGTCCCTGTCCCGTTGACAGTCTCTTCACTGAGAAGGGCCCCGTCTTCCTCAGGTAGACTCAGCCGTGCACTTCCTGTCTAACTGTCCCGTTTTGACCCAAAGACGTGTGTCGACTCGTCCCGTGCCTCCTCACCTCCACCCTCACTGTCTGCTTCATCCATGCTGTTTATTTGCTCACCAGCTTCCTGCTTCTGTCCCGCTGTGAGGTTAGACGTGTTGCTGCCTGCCGTCTCATCCCAAGCTGTTTGTCTGACGTGCTGCCGTCGCTCGCTCTGctcgtctgtgtgtgtttgtgcgttttGGGCGCTCAGAGAAAGCTGACGGAGGTGTGTTGTTTCCTAGGTTGGAGTTTGAGCGACAGCAGcgagaagagctggagaagcTGGAGATGAAGAGGTACGTGTCCGTCCACCTGAAGAccagctctctgattggtggagcTCGGGCACCTAAGGTGacgtttgctttgttttgttcccGCAGGAGGCTGATCAAAGAGATGGAGGCCAAGCAGCAGAGCGAGAAGGCGGAGCTGGAGCGCCTCCAGCAGGAGGTGGAGAGTCAGCGCAAGGAGTCCGAGGAGGTGCAGCAGCGGATCCTCCGCCAGGAGGAGAGCCTCCACCGCCGCAGCCAGGACATCGAGAGCCGGCTGCGAGATTTCCTGGCTGAGAAGGAGCGCTTCGAGGAGGAGAGGCGCTCCGAGATCAATGAGGTGGATCTCCAGCGGAGGCGACGGCGGAAGGAGCCGCAGGAGCGCGAGGCAGACCGTGCGGAGGAGCGGGATGAGCAGCAGCGGAGGCACCAGGAGGCGGCAGAGCAGACGGAGATCTACCGCGAGCTGGAGCGGCTGAAGAGGGAGCGCGAGGAGCAGCGGGTGCGTCTGGAGACGGAGCGGCGGCGGCTGGAGGAGCAGGAGCGCGAGCAGCTGAATCTGGTGGGGCGGCTGGAGGAGCAGCTGAGGGAGAAACACGAAGCCGCCACTGCCCTGCTGACCCGGGAGGATGCCCGCCGCCTGGAGGAAGAGCAGCGGGCGCTGGCAGAGATCAGAGAAGCCCTCCTCCGCGCCAAAGAGGCCGCCGAGCGGCCGGACGTGGAGGACGCTGGCGAGGAGGCGCGGGCCGCCCAGAGCCGCTACGCTGACTTCAAGGTGGCTCAGGTGAAGGAGCTGGGCCTGCTGGAGGAGGGGCTGCGGCAGCAGAGGGAGCGCCTGGAGAAGGAGGTTGCCGCAGAGCGCGGCGCCCTGCTGCTCCTCACCCACAGCCTGAGAGAGCGCCAGCAGCACCTGAAGGACACGCAGGAGAAGGGAGCGCAGGACGCCACCGCTGTCTGCCACGAGGAGCAGCTGCTCCGACAGGCGGAGCACAGGCTGCAGCTAAAGGAGCGACAGCTCGCCAACCTCGCTGACGGCCTCCTCCCCGCCCTCGCCGAGGAGAAGCAGAGAGCCTCGGAGCTGCTGGAGCGGAGCGGCAACGGGAACTGCGACCGACCTCCGGGGCTCGACAACACGCTGTTCCAGGTGGAGAAGGAGCTGGAGGACAAAGAGGAGAAGCTGAGCCTCCATTGGCACAGCGCCCGGCAGCTCCAGCAGCTCCAGGAGACCTACGAGTTCACGGCCAATGTGGCGCGGCAGGAGGAGAAGGTGAGGAGGAAGGAGAAGGAGATCCTGGAGTCAAAGGAGAAGCAGCAGAGGGAGGCGATGGAGCAGGCCGTGGCCCGGCTGGAGAGGAGGCACTCCGCCCTGAGACGAAGCGTCTCCCTCGAGCCCGACTCCGAGGAGCAGAGAAGCAAGAGCTCCGTCGCCAGGACCCCGAGGACGGGGGCGGAGCTGGACCAGCAGAGGTTTCTATGGAAACGGATTCCAAAAGGAACCGGTTTAATCCAGAAGTTccgcattttatttatttttgctggggcttttattttgaaggctcaCTGTGTGTTTCGTGTCCAGAGTGCAGCGTGAGATCCAGAAGCTGCGGCAGCGGATCAGCGAGGGCGACGACACCAGCCGGACGCACTCCATCAGCAGCGACGAGCGGGCGGGTCAGACCCACATCCAGGGTCTGAACACGCTGCTGCCGCTGTCCGACGACAGGTACGCCACACCCAGCCCCGCCTCACTCTGCAGGGACCGCCTCCCCGtgttcattgtgtgtgtgtgtgtgtgtgtgtgtgtgtgtgtgtgtgcggccTGCAGGATAAACGCCTACATCGAAGAGGAAGTCCAGCGGCGGCTACGGAAGATGAACCTCCTGAACGGCAGCAGCATGGATCTGTCTCTGTCCACAGAATCGCTGCGAGTAAGAGCCGCATCACACTCTTCATCACGGCCCACATTTAACCTGCCGCGCACCCGGGGCATCTCAGTCCGAGAACAGCGGTCGACACGTCCTCTGATTGGGTTGTTGGCACAAATCTGATCcagttgaattttatttatacaacagTCGCCTCGAGGCACTTCATCCCCCACAGCTGACACTCGTTTTCAGAGTAACCACTGACCTTCAGGCTGAttcattcagcttttattttgaaattctgATTGGCAGTGTTATTGATTAATTGTCAGGTTGATCAGAATTCAGCTTTAAAAAGGCCGAAAAGTTAAAGGTTTTTAGTCCAGTGGCTTTATTGCCATTCCAACCATGTGCAGTGAGACGGCACAGTGAGGCGAAACCGCGATGCAGTAGTGTACACACTGcaacaatgtgtgtgtgtgtgtgtgtgtgtgtgtgtgtgtgtgttcctgtctagctgtctttgtgaggaccgaaaTCTGCATTTTACTGTACTTGTGAGAACCagcagtcacttgtgaggacacacaaccCAGTCCTCACATTTTTGAAGGCATTTAAAGGGATTTTTGAGGCTCCAAATggggttttagtgtcagggttacaattaggttatggttaggtttagggtaagggtcagggcaggggtctgcaaccttttacacccaaagagccacttggacccggtttccacgcaaaagaaaacactgggagccgcaaatactttttgacatctaaaatgaagataacactgtatatattgttttttacctttgtgctttgtgtgaacaactaaggtgtgctgcttatgaaatccatgaagtgctacagagaaaattacattttatttatgtaatcaacacattttgaactcttaaagaaatataacaaaagcaaagacacccagctgaactaaaatgatccagcaaacaaaaactgttgtcagccgccacccttatatcgcctttgggctgttggagccttgacctgacttttagaaaataattggaaaaaagctctatgctgctgaaaaatgaaaaatagatatttgcaaaattctgcctaaatatgtattttacctggtaaatgcgtgcggcggggcgtggtttgcagcgccgctgcaggggaggcggacgcacctgagcgacacccgcaatcacgcctcgccgcctttacgtctgcgctatctgtgctgttgtgttgttggtggtgtatgtcgggctgtgagctgaaaagctacagccggctgtatgcgtacagcaaccgtgtgtgaaaagtgctcacaaagagatgctcaaaagcatgctcatggaaacatcgtcgggtctgcagtaatttgtttacaatgggacttctgctcctgaacctctgcgcacagagtccgcaaatcggggctgtacgaagtcagtttacgcaggactgtaagctgtcatctgtcaggcgtgagcggtgtttgtctttaacatagttcacggtggagaacagctgccgacataatgtggatccgaagatccataattggcctacctggggttgaaagtctcgataaatgcacggcgtttcggcgggtacaccggcttccgcgagtgtgacgcttattttgagcgatgaaaaaataatagaatataattttatttttatatttcaatatcacaataatcttccaatttagaactacgagttaaaaagaactaacataaataaaatacacttcagctaaatacttcgcgtggtttgggaaaataaatgaggagccgcactataaggactaaagagccgcatgctgccgacccctggtctagggaaaccattatgtcaatgagggtcctcactaagatagctgaacggggttgtgtgtgtgtgtgtgtgtgtgtgtgtgtcatccaGTCTCCAGGAGTCTGACGGTCTGTCGTGTGAATAAATATTGACGGATTATGTTGCTGCAGATTTTGTAGTAAAGTATTTGCTTCATGTTGTCGTCTCCAGTAAAGATCCGATGAATAAATCCAGGTTTTCTCTGTAGAACTGATGTTTAGCTCTTTAAccctgcaggaggaggaggaggaggaggttagCGACTGTAGCTCTGTTAGATTGACAGATGAGGTAAGACCAGGATCCTCCAGCCTTCATTCCCACCATCAGACTTTTCCTGCTCTCTAATCTGCACGAGTCCCCAGATGTGCTTTGATTTCCTCTCTCCCTGGGTTTCATTTGTCCTGGGTTTATTTAATCGGTCTCCCTTTTTCCTGTCATCATAAATAATGACTTTGAACGAACACGATGCTTTTTACTTTGTTCACATTATGTTTGGAGACACTGAAGtttagttttattgttttcaggAGGATGAAAAGCTCCCAAACATTAATCCAAGGAAGCTCAAGTATCAGGTAAGACCAGGATCGAACCCTGCCGCGTTATTAAGGCACGGTTCTTTATCTCTGCATCGTGTTCAAAATGTGCCTCATGCATGCCCTTAATTAAATCAGACTATCCTAACGTGATAAAtatgcttttaatttgaaaggagACAGAGAATGGGCTTTCTCTTTAAATGTTCAATGACAAACACGGAAGCTCCGAATGTTCCAGCTGCAGCGTTTAATCCAGAGGTTCAGCCGAGGGTTCGAGGGATTAGTTCTTATCCTTTTTAAACCCTGTCGTCAATCAGATTGGCTTAGTGAAATATAGAAGCTCACACGGTGTCGCCAATACTGGGCGTATCCTCAGAGGTCGGTGTTCCCTGGAAGAATGATCCTTTCACTTTAACTCGAAACAGGCTTCATGTCGATACAGTTGACCCTCCAAGACACTTCAGATGCTAACCTGTAGTTCCGTTCATACTCactataaaagatggacagagACCACCTCGGCTAGTTTGTAACcgtttttaaatgaattaattaacatatttatttttgagcCTCAGACGGAGCATTTTTGCAGTTTCCATCTTGGTCTTTTGAAACCAGATGTGATGACTCGTAGGTTCACATCTGTCCGTCACAGTTTAGACCCGCCCTGAATCAGGCCTGACTGATTCTCAGCGTCTAAAACGAACCTTGTGTTTTATCCAAAAGGACCTGAAACCAGAAACTGAGGCGATAAAACCATACAAGTGTAGAAGATTCCAGctagaggagtcgccccctgctggccgcTTTAGCTTTGGCTTATGTGTCAGCTGGCTTTGCTGGCTAAAAGGTCTTTTAGAAGACTGTGTTGTGCATGTAGGAGTTGGTACCAGTTAAACCAGTTTCAGCTTAAACCTCAAAGGGAAACCCTGCAGCTGgtttatcttttttatttttggatgaCCCAAGAACGGAAAGCTCACTCTCTGCTTTATGATGGTGGTCAGCCAAAGCATGGGAGGCAGAAATGATCAGAGTATCCAAACGTCTTTCCTTTCAAACTGTGCAAACTTGGGTAAAACAGTATTTGCAGATGATTTTAGTCAAAGCTGAGATGAGCTGACGACCTTTGCCTCTGGAAGTGAACTGTTTGCAAATGCTTTTTTACCTCTGTTTGAGCTTCAAAGCTCTCGGAAAGAAGTTTTCATGCACTTGTCAATTTAATTTGCATGACAAACCTTCAccttattgattttaaatcacttaCATCCCACCTGTGCACCTGGTGATTGGAGGAACTGTAATTCTCATTGGGGTGGATTATGAACTTCAGCATAATTCCTAGAGCCTCCACTTTAGTCACGGACTCGACTCCCCCCTTTGTGCACACAGAGAGCCAGAGGGTCTAGCTTCCAGCATTCCCTGGAGTTTGAGGCAGTCTGTCCTAATGTCCACAAAAACATGTCAGAGGAACCAGAACGTGGTCTCATACAGATTCAAAGAGAAGAAATGCAAGAATCTACAGAGGAAGTCTTCATTGAAAAAGTGGAAGTTCCTAAAAACAATGACCTCAGCAAAGGAGAAGTGGGCCGAGCAGTTTGTGACCTCAACTGTTTGAACTCTGAACACAAAATTGAGCAAGAAGTGCACCCAGAACAGCACAGCAACAAATCTGATGGAAGTGATTCCGCCTGCTGTGTTGATGATGATCGTGGTAAAAAGCAGGAGGTTCACGATGGACGCTCTTATTCTAACTCGGAGGAAAAGGTTGAATCCCAAACATGTGATTCAGGGAGAGCAGAAGAGACGAAACTGCCCACTGATCATTCCTCAAAGTCACGCAGCTTTAACAGTGGTTACATGAGTTCAATGATTCAGTGGTTACAAGTAAGTCAGCAGCAGATGATGGGATCCTTTATTGGTCAAACAAAACCAGAACTGGATGCAGaagcagagaaagtgacagCCAATAAGAGCTTTGTCTTCGGCTACTTTGCTGACAAACTGTCCGAGGTGTATAAAGATGCTGGTAGAAAGCTTCAGGGCACACGGGACATCATTCGAAACGTTCAAGCAGGTGACATGAAGGTTGTCCTCTCTCAGTACGTGAGCACGATATCCAAAGAGCTGCCGCTGATTCATCAAACACGGCTTCACCAAGAGCCAAATCCTTCAATTGCAGCCGGGCACAAAGGCACTTCGGTAGATCTGTCGAAGGATTGTGCGCTGAGGCTTCCacagaattgtggagctccgcCGATCCCGAACATCTCTGGTTGGCCTGAAGGATCCGTGTCCTCTTCGAGAGTTAACAGTCCAGAAGTGTTTCATCAGAGGCTGGTCAAGCTTCCAGCTGTTTTGTCTGAGCTACAGACATTTTCATCCCAGAAGATCCTGGAAAAGTTGGAATCTCTGGCTCCTCGGGAGAGTTTTGGCAAGGTTTTGAGTCTGTTTTGGCTCAGAGCAGCTAACTGTAAGAAACCCATCCCAAAACCCGCCTGTCTGCTTTTGTCAGAGACGGACTTAATCATTCTCTCAGCGAGGACTGATTCTACAAACATGTTGACTATTTGTCACCGCTTTAAACTCCAAGAAATCCGGGAGGTCCAGATAAGTCTGGCAGGGCAGCACCTCCGCCTAACAGGCTGCACCGAAGACACCATCCTAGCTATCTTCACGTACAGCAAAGAGCTTACTCAGGACTTCTGCAGGGCTCTACTGAATGCTCTCTTTCCTGAGAAGATCCCTGAAGAGACTGAATGTCACCCATTGCTCTCTGGCGACCTAATGGCAATCTCTCTGGATTGGACTTCAAGAGTTCCTGACGTCATCCTTGACAGCGGGCTTCACATCACTTCCAGATTTAAGCGCGTCCTCGCCGACTTGCTCTACATCATCCACGGGAACATGGATGGTCCCGGCAAACCTTCACTTGCTAATGTCTGTCCCCTGCTCTACACCAGCGTCAAAGTCAAGAACTCTACCTGTGTGCACCGGGACACCATCTCCCAGTTCCTCCTGACGGACACCCACGTAGCCCTTCTCCAAGAGGATGGCGTCTTTCATCCAGTGCCGCGAGGATCCAGTCTGgtccccacccacccacagtTTCAAGGAGTCAATCTCCGCAAGCGTTCTGACATCAGGTGCCTGCTCGTGAAGAAGACCGACACCTGCGTGGTGGTAGACTTTGTTTTTATGAAGCCCAAACCACAAACTGTGAAGAGAGAGGTGCAGTTCAGACGTGGCTCGGCTGACCTTCCTTCTGATCGAGGTCCGTGTGAATCCTGGAAATTATGCTTTGGCTGCTCCTCAGAAGCTCAGACCCTGATTAATCACCTGTGCATCTGAAGCCCAGCATTACCTGAACACCTGAATGAATGTAGTGTGCCTATCTTGTGTTTGTCCACAATCAGACACCTTGTTTATTTTAAGATGTTACATAAATTCTAATTAATAAATTAGACCATAAAAGGTGCCTCATCTTTAagtatttttctaattttttaaaataaaattgtaaactttttaaCCTTTGATGTTACAGAAAACTAGCTGTTTATGTAATCGTCGAAATGATTTGCTTGTGATCAGTGTAGAGGACTGGTTTCCATGTTCATATTACTTCATGTGTAATTTCTTTGCAGAGACATGATGTTGGGATGCTGACAGAGTAATAAAGTTTTTGGTTTGATTTCTGATTTGTTTGGAGGTTTTTGGCTATAATGGGTTTGTAAATGAACAATTTTTGATTGTAATTTTCCGAGTCAGCCTTTTACcctccacttctttttttttttcccctctcttttTCAACGACTTCCTGTCCAGCACTTGGTGTCTCGTCCTCCTGGGACGAGCTGTGGCGGCGTCCAGGAGCCTGTTAAAATTAGCATTCCTCGTTACGTTCTCCGCGGACAGGGGAAGGATGAGCACTTTGAGTTTGAGGTGAAGGTGAGTCCAATCACAGATTCTATCTAAATACATGTTAAAACTGAGATTTCATGCTTGCGTCTGCACTGCTTGTgcattttattaggtacacatgtACAGTGTCAGGTTCATGGTTTGACTGCTTAAACCCTGAAGCTGATTTCATCAGCTGTGACGACACGTAACCctcactctgtgtttatgaAGCAGGTCAGAACATTTATTGTCAAGAGTTCGTAGAACAACTTTCAAAAACCAGGACAGGTGTGTTCTGGTGAATCTGCGTTAGGGTTAGGGCTCACAGGGTGAACCTGGGCGACGGTCATGAGAAACTAAATGCTAAATAGACGGGTTCTTAATCAGCACTTTCCTACTCTCAGcactcaaggtgctttatatcatTTGCCTCAGTCGCACATGCACTTTGTTTTTGCCTTCTCTCTAACATTCACAGGAGGGCTCACATCTTCAAACCAACAAGTCTGAAATCCAGATGTGGTGCATTCGCGTCAGTATGAAGTAAATAATGTGTCTCTGTCTGCTaccaaaacaaatacaaaaacaaagtgaCGTCGAAGACTCTGCCAAAGTCCAcaattttttcatttcttacttTTAGTTTCTTTCTGAAATTTGAACTTTTGAAGAATTTGAGTTACATCTTTGACTTGAATGCGTCACTCTGTGCGTGTTCTGTGAATTACTGCGGTTGG
This sequence is a window from Oreochromis niloticus isolate F11D_XX linkage group LG6, O_niloticus_UMD_NMBU, whole genome shotgun sequence. Protein-coding genes within it:
- the kif16ba gene encoding kinesin-like protein KIF16B isoform X4 is translated as MASVRVAVRVRPMNRREKDLMAKCIIEMEGTKTSITNLKISDGVLGDSVREHTKTFTYDFSYDSMDCKSATFISQEKVFKDLGSDVLKAAFEGYNACVFAYGQTGSGKSYTMMGAPGDAGLIPRICEGLFSRISEATRWDEASFRTEVSYLEIYNERVRDLLRRKSTQTYNLRVREHPKGGPYVEDLSKHLVQNYGDVEELMEAGNINRTTASTGMNDVSSRSHAIFTINFTQAKFDAEMPSETLSKIHLVDLAGSERADATGATGVRLKEGGNINKSLVTLGNVISALADMSQGGVNTNLKKKSVFVPYRDSVLTWLLKDSLGGNSKTIMIATISPADVNYGETLSTLRYANRAKNIINKPTINEDANVRLIRELRAEIARLKALLVQGNQIALLDSPTALSMEEKLHQNEARVLELTKEWTNKWNETQNILKEETLALRKEGIGVVLDSELPHLIGIDDDLLSTGIILYHLKEGRTYVGREDASTEQDIILHGLDLESEHCMFENQNGTVTLVPLAGAQCSVNGVQVMEPSQLNQGAVILLGRTNMFRFNHPKEAAKLREKRKSGLLSTFSLSMTDLSKSCENLSTVMLYNPGVQREIQKLRQRISEGDDTSRTHSISSDERAGQTHIQGLNTLLPLSDDRINAYIEEEVQRRLRKMNLLNGSSMDLSLSTESLREEEEEEVSDCSSVRLTDEEDEKLPNINPRKLKYQRARGSSFQHSLEFEAVCPNVHKNMSEEPERGLIQIQREEMQESTEEVFIEKVEVPKNNDLSKGEVGRAVCDLNCLNSEHKIEQEVHPEQHSNKSDGSDSACCVDDDRGKKQEVHDGRSYSNSEEKVESQTCDSGRAEETKLPTDHSSKSRSFNSGYMSSMIQWLQVSQQQMMGSFIGQTKPELDAEAEKVTANKSFVFGYFADKLSEVYKDAGRKLQGTRDIIRNVQAGDMKVVLSQYVSTISKELPLIHQTRLHQEPNPSIAAGHKGTSVDLSKDCALRLPQNCGAPPIPNISGWPEGSVSSSRVNSPEVFHQRLVKLPAVLSELQTFSSQKILEKLESLAPRESFGKVLSLFWLRAANCKKPIPKPACLLLSETDLIILSARTDSTNMLTICHRFKLQEIREVQISLAGQHLRLTGCTEDTILAIFTYSKELTQDFCRALLNALFPEKIPEETECHPLLSGDLMAISLDWTSRVPDVILDSGLHITSRFKRVLADLLYIIHGNMDGPGKPSLANVCPLLYTSVKVKNSTCVHRDTISQFLLTDTHVALLQEDGVFHPVPRGSSLVPTHPQFQGVNLRKRSDIRCLLVKKTDTCVVVDFVFMKPKPQTVKREVQFRRGSADLPSDRGPCESWKLCFGCSSEAQTLINHLCI
- the kif16ba gene encoding kinesin-like protein KIF16B isoform X6; this translates as MASVRVAVRVRPMNRREKDLMAKCIIEMEGTKTSITNLKISDGVLGDSVREHTKTFTYDFSYDSMDCKSATFISQEKVFKDLGSDVLKAAFEGYNACVFAYGQTGSGKSYTMMGAPGDAGLIPRICEGLFSRISEATRWDEASFRTEVSYLEIYNERVRDLLRRKSTQTYNLRVREHPKGGPYVEDLSKHLVQNYGDVEELMEAGNINRTTASTGMNDVSSRSHAIFTINFTQAKFDAEMPSETLSKIHLVDLAGSERADATGATGVRLKEGGNINKSLVTLGNVISALADMSQGGVNTNLKKKSVFVPYRDSVLTWLLKDSLGGNSKTIMIATISPADVNYGETLSTLRYANRAKNIINKPTINEDANVRLIRELRAEIARLKALLVQGNQIALLDSPTALSMEEKLHQNEARVLELTKEWTNKWNETQNILKEETLALRKEGIGVVLDSELPHLIGIDDDLLSTGIILYHLKEGRTYVGREDASTEQDIILHGLDLESEHCMFENQNGTVTLVPLAGAQCSVNGVQVMEPSQLNQGAVILLGRTNMFRFNHPKEAAKLREKRKSGLLSTFSLSMTDLSKSCENLSTVMLYNPGLFTEKGPVFLRLEFERQQREELEKLEMKRRLIKEMEAKQQSEKAELERLQQEVESQRKESEEVQQRILRQEESLHRRSQDIESRLRDFLAEKERFEEERRSEINEVDLQRRRRRKEPQEREADRAEERDEQQRRHQEAAEQTEIYRELERLKREREEQRVRLETERRRLEEQEREQLNLVGRLEEQLREKHEAATALLTREDARRLEEEQRALAEIREALLRAKEAAERPDVEDAGEEARAAQSRYADFKVAQVKELGLLEEGLRQQRERLEKEVAAERGALLLLTHSLRERQQHLKDTQEKGAQDATAVCHEEQLLRQAEHRLQLKERQLANLADGLLPALAEEKQRASELLERSGNGNCDRPPGLDNTLFQVEKELEDKEEKLSLHWHSARQLQQLQETYEFTANVARQEEKVRRKEKEILESKEKQQREAMEQAVARLERRHSALRRSVSLEPDSEEQRSKSSVARTPRTGAELDQQRVQREIQKLRQRISEGDDTSRTHSISSDERAGQTHIQGLNTLLPLSDDRINAYIEEEVQRRLRKMNLLNGSSMDLSLSTESLREDEKLPNINPRKLKYQHLVSRPPGTSCGGVQEPVKISIPRYVLRGQGKDEHFEFEVKITVMDEMWTVFRRYSRFREMHKSLKLKYPELAALDFPPKKLFGNRDERMVAERRNHLERYLRNLFQVMLSSSSSPLRADEDGLFHLSKRDVCDFSSFFKKGVFEYSSHGTG
- the kif16ba gene encoding kinesin-like protein KIF16B isoform X7, with the protein product MASVRVAVRVRPMNRREKDLMAKCIIEMEGTKTSITNLKISDGVLGDSVREHTKTFTYDFSYDSMDCKSATFISQEKVFKDLGSDVLKAAFEGYNACVFAYGQTGSGKSYTMMGAPGDAGLIPRICEGLFSRISEATRWDEASFRTEVSYLEIYNERVRDLLRRKSTQTYNLRVREHPKGGPYVEDLSKHLVQNYGDVEELMEAGNINRTTASTGMNDVSSRSHAIFTINFTQAKFDAEMPSETLSKIHLVDLAGSERADATGATGVRLKEGGNINKSLVTLGNVISALADMSQGGVNTNLKKKSVFVPYRDSVLTWLLKDSLGGNSKTIMIATISPADVNYGETLSTLRYANRAKNIINKPTINEDANVRLIRELRAEIARLKALLVQGNQIALLDSPTALSMEEKLHQNEARVLELTKEWTNKWNETQNILKEETLALRKEGIGVVLDSELPHLIGIDDDLLSTGIILYHLKEGRTYVGREDASTEQDIILHGLDLESEHCMFENQNGTVTLVPLAGAQCSVNGVQVMEPSQLNQGAVILLGRTNMFRFNHPKEAAKLREKRKSGLLSTFSLSMTDLSKSCENLSTVMLYNPGLEFERQQREELEKLEMKRRLIKEMEAKQQSEKAELERLQQEVESQRKESEEVQQRILRQEESLHRRSQDIESRLRDFLAEKERFEEERRSEINEVDLQRRRRRKEPQEREADRAEERDEQQRRHQEAAEQTEIYRELERLKREREEQRVRLETERRRLEEQEREQLNLVGRLEEQLREKHEAATALLTREDARRLEEEQRALAEIREALLRAKEAAERPDVEDAGEEARAAQSRYADFKVAQVKELGLLEEGLRQQRERLEKEVAAERGALLLLTHSLRERQQHLKDTQEKGAQDATAVCHEEQLLRQAEHRLQLKERQLANLADGLLPALAEEKQRASELLERSGNGNCDRPPGLDNTLFQVEKELEDKEEKLSLHWHSARQLQQLQETYEFTANVARQEEKVRRKEKEILESKEKQQREAMEQAVARLERRHSALRRSVSLEPDSEEQRSKSSVARTPRTGAELDQQRVQREIQKLRQRISEGDDTSRTHSISSDERAGQTHIQGLNTLLPLSDDRINAYIEEEVQRRLRKMNLLNGSSMDLSLSTESLREDEKLPNINPRKLKYQHLVSRPPGTSCGGVQEPVKISIPRYVLRGQGKDEHFEFEVKITVMDEMWTVFRRYSRFREMHKSLKLKYPELAALDFPPKKLFGNRDERMVAERRNHLERYLRNLFQVMLSSSSSPLRADEDGLFHLSKRDVCDFSSFFKKGVFEYSSHGTG